The segment GTATCGGCGGGTTTCATCGGCGCGCCGGTGATGGGGTGATGGGCGAAGCGGCAATCGACCAGGGGCAGGCCGCGGTGAAAGCAGCCTGGCAGTTCGACAGGGATCTCTTCGGTGATCGGGCCGGGCTCACCGAAATAGTCCGGAGACTGGACCTCCTTCAGGTCGACCATGACTACGGTCGCGAGCCGTTGACCGGTCTCCGGGTTGAACCGGATTCCGCTCAGCAGACCCATGCACATTGTCTCCTTCGAGAAACCACGGGAAACATATGCGTCCAGGAAGTCGTCGGAGACCGAAATCAGGTTCCCGCCATCACCGTAGTAGAAGCACTTGTTCGGAAGTTCCGGTTCGCCCCGGTAGGGTCCGTAATTGGCTTCAAGGAGACCCAGCTGCCGCTGCGATTCGATATCGCTCAGGAACACCGGGTAACGCGGATCCGCCGCTGGTGGCTGTTCCGTCTCCATGTACTGCCAGAGTATCCCCCACAGCCAACCCTCCATCATGTCATGCTGATCGGCTCTGGTGGATTGTGCAGAAAGCAGAATGCCCACAACGGCAAGCATGGATGAGGCGAATGTTCGAAAGGCCGGCATGGGCGCTGCTCCGGATTCCGTTTCTGATGTGTCGAACGGGTGCCGATATACGGGGAACTCACGGCTGCCGCCTGTCGGCGCCGGTGAGGCCAGACGGAGCTGCTCTAGTTCAATTCCAGCCGGTCTTCAATCTCGCGCATCAGCCCGCGTTCGATCCCATGCTCTCGCAGAACGCTGAAATCGTCAGACACCAGCAGCGGCCATTCGCGGCCGCCGACGACCTTGCCGCGATGCTTCAGATAGATCTCCCGGGCATCCCCGGTCCTTCCCGACAACATCAGGGCATGAGCGCGGTTCAGGGCGAAGGATTCGTTGTCCGGTTGGAGCGCCGTGGCCTCCTCGGCCGCCGCCAGGGCTCCGGCCGGATCGCCCGCGAACAGGGCGTACCAGGCAACATTGTTGAGTGCGGCGGCCAGGTTCCCGGCGAGTTCGCCGGACTGGCGCAGGTCATCTGCATTCGTTTCGGCGGTCTTGAGCGCGCCCCCGGAGTCGCCGGTACTAAACCGCGCCAGCGACAGCTTCTGCGCTGCGCGTGACGCGGCATCAAGCTGGACAGTGCGGCCCGTGGCGGCGTTGGCAATGGAGCGTGCGACTTCGTAGGCCCTCGAAAACCGCGCCTCGGCTTCCGCCACCGCGCCGACGCGCCAGTAGACCTGGCCCAACCGGTCCTCGCTGACCACCAGGTCCTCGGCCCACTCGATGCGGCCTGGATCGGATTGATAGAGCCGCCGCGCAATCTCCGCATCTGCCTGGAAGAAAGTGAGCGCACCTTCCGTGTCATCCTGGAGAAGCCGAAGCTCTCCGATCTTCTGGTTTATCACCGACAGGTCGCGCGAAAGCCTGGTGTTCGACGGATCCCGGGCCGAAAGTGTCCGGGTGATCGACAAGCTGCGCACATAGGCCTCTTCCGCCGCCTCGGCGGCCTCCCGAGCCAGGTGTGCCTGTCCGATCTTTTCCAGCACGACGGCGAGGCCGCGGCCATCCGGTTCATGCCTTTCGCGCAACGCCAATGCCCGGCCGTAGTTTTTCAACGCTCCATCGACGTCCTTGTCCTGCAAGGCCAGCGTGCCGATCTTTTCGAACGCGACGGCCAGATTCAGGCCGAGCGCCGGGTCATCGGGCCGTGCAAGAACCAGATCCCGGTTCAGGGCGAGGCTCTCGGCATAGACCGCTTCAGCCTCGGACCTGCGATCGAGCGACAGCAGGATATCCCCCAGCCGGTCCAGGCTGGCAGCCCTGTCCATCCGCCATTGTTCCTTTTCGGGCTCTGCCGCCGACAGCGCCGCGAATCCTGAAGCCGCATCGCTTGCCGCCGACAGGGCGGCGTCAAGTGCGCCCTGCCGCGCCAGGGTCACCGACATCTCCGTCAACGCAGCCGCCTTGCTTCGCAGCAGGTCAGGCCTGTTCTCGCCTTCCAGCGCCAGTTGATCGACGAGTCCGCGCGAGCGTTCCAGGATGTCTCGCACCAGTTCCTGGGGAATGCCTTCGCGGTCCCGAAATCTCTGCGCAAGATCGAACACAAGGTCGTTTGCGGTCTGGCTTCCGCGATCCAGGATTGTCTCTGCCCGGTCGCGTTGCTCGGCGGCAACCTGCCGGTTGAACTCCGCGAATATGCCGAGGCCAATCGAAAGCGCCGCTATTGAGAATGCACCGACAAGCCAGTTCCGTTGTCGCCGGTTCGCCGCGGCGCGACTGAAAGCGATCCACTCACGGTGCAGAGCAGTCGGCGTTGGCGCGGTACCGGGTTGAACGGAAAGCCATGTCTCGGCCTCGTATAGCTCATCTCCCCGCAGGATACGGGTCCTCGGCGATTTCCCTGCTCGATTCCATTCATGGGCGCGTTCACCGAATTTCGTATGGTTCCGAACCCAGTCGATGTCGGTTGTGCAAGCATCCCGAACCAGCAGGATTGCCGCATCGAGATCTCTGCCGGGCGTGGCAAAGATGTAGTTCAGTTTCTCGATTTCCGGCGGTACGAGCGAATTCTCGACATCGTCAATAACTACAGGAATGATTCTTTTGTTCAGCCCGGCCGCAGTTTCGATTTCCCAGGAACACACTTCTGAACGGACCGAGTTGCGTGACATCACAAAGACGATGCCATCGGCCTGGGTGATCAGTCCCTTCAGACGCCCGCGCCAGTCTTCGGCTGGCAGGATATCCTCCGTGTCGCGGTAGACCGTCAGGCCGACCGCTGCCAGGGCTTCATAGATCTCTTCTGCTCGCGTCTTGTCTCGACGGGCATAGGAAAAGAAAATTCTGGCGTCGCTCATCTTGTTCATTTCACGAGAGTTCTAATGCCTGATTGGGCATTGTCAGAGCAAATTCGGTGCGCATCCGGTTCGCGCCGTCAGGCTGGCCGAACGCGTAATCCATTCCGCGATTTCAGAGGCATTGTCAGACCGATCCGGAACCGGCCTGTCAACGGCCGGTTTGCTTGACCACAGGCTGCCAGCTGACGCCAATCTGCGAGCGCTGCATCGCGGCGTTGTTTGAGGTCGGGCCTCCGGCTGAGATGTCGATCGAGGTTGAAGATCCCATGGGGTAGGTCGCGACCCACCCCTTCAGAGTGGTGTCGCAACATGACTCTGTAGGGGGCAACCATGTCATCGATCGAACACCTTTCCGAAGAGCGGGCTGCGGTCCGCACTGATCTGAGTGCAGTTTTCGTGTCGCTGGAACTCAGCCGATCAACCTGGCTGATCACGTCGTTGTCGCCCGGCGGCGGGGAGAAGATGTCCAGACACCAGGTACGGAGCGGGGATATCGCAGGCCTACTCGCGAGATTCTCCCAGCTGCAGGCGAAGAGCATGGCGCGTACCGGACAATCGTACCGCCTGATCGTGATCCATGAGGCTGGCCTGGACGGGTTCTG is part of the Minwuia thermotolerans genome and harbors:
- a CDS encoding toll/interleukin-1 receptor domain-containing protein, whose translation is MNKMSDARIFFSYARRDKTRAEEIYEALAAVGLTVYRDTEDILPAEDWRGRLKGLITQADGIVFVMSRNSVRSEVCSWEIETAAGLNKRIIPVVIDDVENSLVPPEIEKLNYIFATPGRDLDAAILLVRDACTTDIDWVRNHTKFGERAHEWNRAGKSPRTRILRGDELYEAETWLSVQPGTAPTPTALHREWIAFSRAAANRRQRNWLVGAFSIAALSIGLGIFAEFNRQVAAEQRDRAETILDRGSQTANDLVFDLAQRFRDREGIPQELVRDILERSRGLVDQLALEGENRPDLLRSKAAALTEMSVTLARQGALDAALSAASDAASGFAALSAAEPEKEQWRMDRAASLDRLGDILLSLDRRSEAEAVYAESLALNRDLVLARPDDPALGLNLAVAFEKIGTLALQDKDVDGALKNYGRALALRERHEPDGRGLAVVLEKIGQAHLAREAAEAAEEAYVRSLSITRTLSARDPSNTRLSRDLSVINQKIGELRLLQDDTEGALTFFQADAEIARRLYQSDPGRIEWAEDLVVSEDRLGQVYWRVGAVAEAEARFSRAYEVARSIANAATGRTVQLDAASRAAQKLSLARFSTGDSGGALKTAETNADDLRQSGELAGNLAAALNNVAWYALFAGDPAGALAAAEEATALQPDNESFALNRAHALMLSGRTGDAREIYLKHRGKVVGGREWPLLVSDDFSVLREHGIERGLMREIEDRLELN